The sequence below is a genomic window from Candidatus Margulisiibacteriota bacterium.
CAGGAATTATCAAAGGATTTAAAGCAGTATCCGGTGTTGATTTAACTTCGCGCATACTTTATTCCGAACTGATTGTGGAAAGACGTTCGGGGAAAACATCCGGCTATCCTCAGGAATATTACCCTATCCTGTTTCCTGAAGTGCAGCAAAAATTTGAAACCGAAAGCCGTCTTACTTTCCGGCCTCCTGACGGAGAAAGCATTCTGGATGTCAGAAACAACAGGATACCTGACCTTGCCCATATCATCAATCTTCTAAATTTTAAAACACTATTCATTGTCGGCCATGGTCTCACGAATTCCACCATCCGTTCGTTATTGACCCAGGAAGATATGGCTGAAGTAAGAATAGGAAGTCCCAATCTGGGGGTTTACAAATTTGTTTTGGACACCGCAAAAAACATCTGGGTCCTCGACCAAAACCTAGATGGCAGCACTCCGATCAGTGAAAAAATTACTATAACCAATTAGTCTTTATAAATCGTTGAAATTTCCAGCTGTTTCCAGACGATAAATTAACAGATCATGCTGTACAAAATAATTTCGACACAGGGGTCGTATAAATATCTGTATAATGAATTACACAGATATGCTTCTCTTTCATCCGAAGAGATCGTCGCAAATTTTGATAATGAACAATACGACAAATTGCTGCAAAATCTGGTTGATTTTTTAAATGTCAGCAATAAAGTTTCAAGCATTAAAGACAGTG
It includes:
- a CDS encoding phosphoglycerate mutase family protein; the encoded protein is MLKKIIAEKQIFIFRHGHSKANTSRFRRILFPGFFKILREYFGFQVALKGVQLVDRFRNKHTPFRQPDYKIPLEPIGKIQAELTGRELATLGIIPDLIVSSDYLRTRQTTAGIIKGFKAVSGVDLTSRILYSELIVERRSGKTSGYPQEYYPILFPEVQQKFETESRLTFRPPDGESILDVRNNRIPDLAHIINLLNFKTLFIVGHGLTNSTIRSLLTQEDMAEVRIGSPNLGVYKFVLDTAKNIWVLDQNLDGSTPISEKITITN